A stretch of DNA from Oryzomicrobium terrae:
GCGCACTAGGCCGGCTCCAGCCGGCGCAGGGCGCCGCTCACGATCCAGCGCGGTCGGCAGCGGCCTGTTCCAGGGTCGCCAGCCGTTCGCGCAGCGCCTTGTCCTGGCGGTAGCGCTCGGTCGCTTCCCGGGCAATGGCCAGGGAGCCGAGGGCCCCACCGTGGGAATCGCAGATCACGGCGAAGCTCATGTCCACGTAGATCGTCTCCCCTGTCCCGGTCAGGGCCCGGGTGATGGCCGAGCGGCGGCCGTGCTGGGTGGCCCCCCGGGCAATGGCCCGGTGGTAGCCCTGCCAGTGGGCCGGGCGCAGGCGCTCCGGAATGATCAGGTCGAGGCTGCGCCCGAGGGCCTCTTCCCGGCTAAAGCCAAAAATCGCCACGGCCGAATCGTTCCACAGCCGGATCACTCCGTCCCGGTCGGCGAAGATCGCCGCCTCGCTCAACTGGGCGACGAGCAACGCCTCCAGCCCGGAAGGCGCACCGCTGCCTGTTGTTGGTTCGCTGCCCTGCATGGCTCACGCCCTCCTCACATGCCGCCTTTTCGCCCCGCCCCCCGGGGGCGCACAATGGACCGTCGGCATCCCCCTCGGCATCCCCATCTCCCACTCCTGGCACGGCACTACGGCGGCGATGAACAACCTGCAATTGAACAAAACCTACCTGATCGAACTGTGCAGCGGCGAGCAACGCCACTGGCAGTACCTCGGTCCCGACCCCCGCGGCGCCGTATGGTGGCGCGACCGGGACGACGACCGGGAATTTTGCGAGGCCAGCCTGATGTACGCCTGGTCGATCCTGGGCGAAGCCGGCGACGCCTCGGAACAGGTATAGCGGAGCGGCGCCGGGAGCGACAGTGTCAGCATGGCTGAGCCGCCCCGGCCCGCCTCACTCGGTAGTGCTCGGACTCCAGAAGGCCTGGCTGACCAGGGGCGAAGCGGCCAGGCGGGCCACCAGGGCATCCAGGTGTCCACCCTCCACCGCAGTAGCCGCCAGGGTGGCCTCGATTTCCACCGCATCGCTGCCAAAGGCGTGGATCTCCAGGTCCTGCACCGGGTAGCCGCTCCCTTCCAGGGCCGCTTCGAGCATGGCCAGCACCTCTTTCTGGCGGCCCCGCTCGACGATCACATAGACCGTATTGGTCACTTCCACGGCGGCCACGTCGAGGGGCTGGCGGTTGACCGCGTTGACGATCGGCCGTAGCAGCGTATTGGCGGCCAGCACGAACAGGGTGCCGACGATGGCTTCCAGGATCAGGTCGGCGCCGGCGCAGGCACCGATGGCCGCCGAACCCCACAGGGTGGCGGCAGTGTTGAGGCCGCGCACATTGCCTTCCTCGCGCATGATCACCCCGGCGCCAAGGAAGCCGATGCCCGACACCACGTAGGCCACCACGTGCACCGCCCCGTCGTGGCCGTGCAGTCGGTTGGCCATGTCCACGAAGATCGCCGCCCCCACGGCGACCAGGACGTTGGTGCGCAACCCGGCGGTGCGCTGCCGATACTGGCGCTCGAAGCCGACCAGCCCGCCGAGGACGAAGGCCGTGGTCAGGCTGATCAGGGAATCGAGCAGGGAGGCGAGGTTGATGTTTTGCAGGGCTTCCATGGAGTTTCCTTGCTGCCGGGTCAGGGCAGGAACAACGGGGCGGACAGGGTGGGTAGCGCAGGCATTATCCCGGCGCCGGGTTACATCCCGGCGTGGGATGGCGGATGGCAGTCGGCCCTTACCCAGCGCCACAACAGAAGGGCGGCGAGCAAGGCGCAGCCCGCCGAGAACGAGAACGCCACGCGGGGCGAGGCCGTCTGGTAGAGCCAGCCGAAGACCAGGGAGGCGGGCAGCAGGCAGGCGCCGCTGGTCAGGTTGAACCAACCAAAGGCGGTACCGCGTCGCGCCGCCGGGGCCAGATCGGCCACCAGGGCTTTTTCCACCCCTTCGGTGGCGGCCAGGAACAGGCCGTAAAAGGCGAACAGGGCGAACAACCAGGCGCCGTCGTGGGCGAGCCAGCCCATGCCGAGGTAGAACAGGCCGTAGGCCAGGTAACCCATCGTCAGCAGGGGCACCCGGCCGAAGCGGTCCGACAGGGCCGACAGGGGGGTGGAAAAGAGCATCGCCACCGCCGACACCGCTGCCCAGAGCAGGGGGATGGCGGCCTCGGCGACCCCCAGTTCCCGGGCGCGCAGCAGCAGGAACATGTTGGACGAATTGCCCAGGGTGAACAGGGCCACCACCGCCAGGTAGCGGCGGAACGTGGCTGGCAGGTCACCCAGGCGCCAGTCGAAAGGACGCACCGCCTGGGCCTCCCGCCCCGCGCTGTCCGCCACGGGTTCGCGCAGGGCCAGGGCCAAGGCCAGGCACAGGCCGGCCGGCAACACCGACCAGAGGAAGATGTCGCGCAGGGGCATCCCGGTGCCGAGCAGCAGCGCGGCCAGCAAGGGACCGACCACCGCCCCGGCGTTGTCCATCGCCCGGTGCACACCGAAGGCCAGACCGCGCCGCTGCGGTGCCACGCTGGCGGCCAGCAGGGCATCCCGGGGCGAGGAGCGCAGGCCCTTGCCGACCCGGTCGGCAAAACGCAGGACCAGCAGCCACGGCCAACTGGCGACGAAGGCGATCAGCGGCCGGCCCAGCCCGGCCAGGCCGTAGCCGAAGACGATCCAGGGCTTGCTCCGGCGGGTGCGGTCCACCACCACCCCGGAAAACAGCTTGAGCAGGCTGGCGGTGGCTTCGGCGATACCCTCGATGATCCCCAGGGCCCGCGGCCCGGCCATCAGCACCGACGATAGGTAGAGCGGGATCAGCGGGTAGAGCATTTCGCTGGCGCTGTCGTTGACCAGGCTGATCAGGCCGATCAGCCAGACGGTGCGCGGCAGGGCGAACAGGGCGGAGAACATGGGCGGGGTGCCGTCGGTGGGGAAGGCGGGGGAGCGGGGCGCCCCCTCATTCCTCGTCGGCCACGGCGGGGCCGAAGGGCGCCAGGCCGCCGGCCAGTTGCCGGAACAGGCGACGGGCGATGGGATGGCCGCCATCGCCGCGCAGGTACAGGTGGTACGACACGTCCGGCAGGCGCGGCAGCCCCTCGGCCTCGCCGAGCACCCGCAGGGTCGGGTCGAGCAGCTCGACGCTGCGCGCCGTGACGCCCAGGCCGGCGCGCAGGGCGGCCTTGATGCCGATCAGGGTGGGCGATTCGTAGCTGATACGCCAGGGCACGGTGGCGTGCTCCAGGGTGTTGAGCGCCAGCTGGCGGAAGATGCTCGGCTCGTCGGCCAGAATCAGGGGCAGGGGATCGCCGCGCCGGTAGGGGAACTCCTCGGCGCACACCCACACCGTGGGCGAGGTCCGCAGCGTCAGGCCGGGCAGGGCATCGTCGCGGCGGGTGGACACGGTCATGTCCAGGTCGCCGCGGCGCAGGTCGTCCATGAGGAAGGGGCTGCGCCCGACGTGGATCTGCATTTGCACCTGAGGATAGGCCTGGGCGAAGCCAGCGAGCAGACCGGGCAGCAGGGTGTCGGCCACGTCGTGGGGCGAGCCGATGCGCAGGGTGGCGCCCTCGCCGTCCTGGCGCAGGGCGTGCAAGGTCTGGTCGTTGAGGGCGAGCAGGCGCCGGGCGTAGCCGAGCAGCTGCTCACCCCGGGGGGTGAGGCGCTTACCCCGGCCGACCTTGTCGAACAGGGCAAAGCCCAGGCTCGCTTCGAGGCGCTGCATCTGCTGGGTGACAGCCGACTGGGTCTTGTACAGGCGCCGCGCCGCCGCGGCAAAACTGCCGTGGTCCACCACCGCCAGCAGGGTACGCAACAGGTCCAGGTCCAGGGTCTTCATCTATTAGCGTTGCTTATGTTTTCGATCAGCATAATTCAATTGCCCCGCGACTGGCGCGGACTTTAAACTTTTCGCCGTCCGTTTCCATCAATTTTTTGCAAGGAATCCCCATGTCCCTCCAGGAAGAACGCCGCCAGGCCGTGACCCGCGCCATCGCCGCCATGCAGCAGCTGGCCGCCCGCCAGCCCTTCGACCGAGAGGCCCTGGCCGGCATCCTGGAACAGGTCAAAAGCCTGGCCGCCCACGGCGAGTGGTGGCGCGGCGCCGAGTTCGCCCCGCCCGAGGAGGGGGAACGCCAGGCCCGCTACTTCATCCACGAGGAGGCGGACCGCAGCTTCGCCCTCTACCTCAACGTGATGCGCCCGGGCAAACGCATCCCGCCCCACGACCACACCACCTGGGCTTGCGTGGCGGCGGTGGACGGCGAGGAGCACAACGACGTCTACGACCGCCTCGACGACGGCCGCACTCCGGGCCGGGCCACCCTGCGCCTGCGCGAGACGGTGGTGGTGGGCCCGGGCAGCGGCATCGCCCTGATGCCCGACGACATCCACGCCGTGGAAATCCGCGGCGACCAGGTGATCCGCCACCTGCACATGTACGGCCGCGCCCTGGAAACCCTGGCGGCACGCACTACCTTCGACGTGGACGCCGGCAC
This window harbors:
- a CDS encoding PAS domain-containing protein; translation: MQGSEPTTGSGAPSGLEALLVAQLSEAAIFADRDGVIRLWNDSAVAIFGFSREEALGRSLDLIIPERLRPAHWQGYHRAIARGATQHGRRSAITRALTGTGETIYVDMSFAVICDSHGGALGSLAIAREATERYRQDKALRERLATLEQAAADRAGS
- a CDS encoding MFS transporter; the encoded protein is MFSALFALPRTVWLIGLISLVNDSASEMLYPLIPLYLSSVLMAGPRALGIIEGIAEATASLLKLFSGVVVDRTRRSKPWIVFGYGLAGLGRPLIAFVASWPWLLVLRFADRVGKGLRSSPRDALLAASVAPQRRGLAFGVHRAMDNAGAVVGPLLAALLLGTGMPLRDIFLWSVLPAGLCLALALALREPVADSAGREAQAVRPFDWRLGDLPATFRRYLAVVALFTLGNSSNMFLLLRARELGVAEAAIPLLWAAVSAVAMLFSTPLSALSDRFGRVPLLTMGYLAYGLFYLGMGWLAHDGAWLFALFAFYGLFLAATEGVEKALVADLAPAARRGTAFGWFNLTSGACLLPASLVFGWLYQTASPRVAFSFSAGCALLAALLLWRWVRADCHPPSHAGM
- a CDS encoding cysteine dioxygenase family protein, giving the protein MSLQEERRQAVTRAIAAMQQLAARQPFDREALAGILEQVKSLAAHGEWWRGAEFAPPEEGERQARYFIHEEADRSFALYLNVMRPGKRIPPHDHTTWACVAAVDGEEHNDVYDRLDDGRTPGRATLRLRETVVVGPGSGIALMPDDIHAVEIRGDQVIRHLHMYGRALETLAARTTFDVDAGTCQPMAIGVATRR
- a CDS encoding MgtC/SapB family protein, whose protein sequence is MEALQNINLASLLDSLISLTTAFVLGGLVGFERQYRQRTAGLRTNVLVAVGAAIFVDMANRLHGHDGAVHVVAYVVSGIGFLGAGVIMREEGNVRGLNTAATLWGSAAIGACAGADLILEAIVGTLFVLAANTLLRPIVNAVNRQPLDVAAVEVTNTVYVIVERGRQKEVLAMLEAALEGSGYPVQDLEIHAFGSDAVEIEATLAATAVEGGHLDALVARLAASPLVSQAFWSPSTTE
- a CDS encoding LysR substrate-binding domain-containing protein, which produces MKTLDLDLLRTLLAVVDHGSFAAAARRLYKTQSAVTQQMQRLEASLGFALFDKVGRGKRLTPRGEQLLGYARRLLALNDQTLHALRQDGEGATLRIGSPHDVADTLLPGLLAGFAQAYPQVQMQIHVGRSPFLMDDLRRGDLDMTVSTRRDDALPGLTLRTSPTVWVCAEEFPYRRGDPLPLILADEPSIFRQLALNTLEHATVPWRISYESPTLIGIKAALRAGLGVTARSVELLDPTLRVLGEAEGLPRLPDVSYHLYLRGDGGHPIARRLFRQLAGGLAPFGPAVADEE